The following coding sequences are from one Homalodisca vitripennis isolate AUS2020 chromosome 7, UT_GWSS_2.1, whole genome shotgun sequence window:
- the LOC124366208 gene encoding enhancer of rudimentary homolog, translating into MSHTILLIQPGIKPETRTYSDYDSVNECMEGVCKIYEEHLKRQKNPNTPSITYDISQLFDFIDQLTDLSCLVYQKSTNTYVPYNKDWIKEKIYVLLRRQASRCN; encoded by the exons TCGCACACGATTCTACTGATCCAACCTGGCATAAAGCCTGAGACCCGCACATATTCCGATTATGATTCGGTCAACGAGTGTATGGAAG GTGTTTGTAAGATCTACGAGGAGCACCTGAAGAGACAGAAGAACCCCAACACTCCCTCCATAACGTACGATATCAGTCAACTCTTTGACTTCATCGACCAGCTCACCGACCTGTCCTGCCTAGT GTACCAAAAGTCAACAAACACGTACGTCCCCTATAATAAGGATTGGATAAAGGAAAAGATCTACGTTTTGTTGCGACGACAAGCATCAAGATGTAACTAA